The nucleotide sequence GCTTCATCCTGAGGAATTTGAATTGTTAGATTCCATTGTTTATAGAATAGAATCTAAATTATATCCTTTGGAAAAGGATATAGATGAGCTGTCTGCTTATGCAGCGTATTTATTTGCGCATAAAGATCAGTATGCACTCAAAGCGAAGAAAGAGCAGTATAAAAATACGGAACAGGGTGTGATTTATCGGGAAAGCGCTAAGGAAGATGTCAGCAGTGTATTTGTTAGTGTTATTACCCCAGACAGGACCGAAGCAATTCATCAGGTGTATTATACAGAAGCTTTGGATTCTGCTTTTACCCATGTTTTGGCGGATCAGCCATTAATTAGTCAGGTATACTTTAATACTAGATTTCAAATGTGCCGGATATATCCTCAATTGGACGTGCTGAGTGTGTTTGAAGATGACCTGGACCTTACCAAATTCAATTTTTATTTTATGGCTGATGAGGTCAGGAACCCTGAAAAGAAGCGGAAATGGCTTAAGGATATATATATAGATCCTGCAGGGAGAGGATGGATATTGTCATTAATTCATCCGGTTTATCATAATCAAGAGCT is from Echinicola marina and encodes:
- a CDS encoding cache domain-containing protein, coding for MKYRFFLLIWCILAFFCGCSEEKSELHPEEFELLDSIVYRIESKLYPLEKDIDELSAYAAYLFAHKDQYALKAKKEQYKNTEQGVIYRESAKEDVSSVFVSVITPDRTEAIHQVYYTEALDSAFTHVLADQPLISQVYFNTRFQMCRIYPQLDVLSVFEDDLDLTKFNFYFMADEVRNPEKKRKWLKDIYIDPAGRGWILSLIHPVYHNQELQGVMGLDITVNDLISEFLSYKDKKLVLVDDSGNVVAGTSDAIEILKLPPLRNHTYVETINSNNFRREDYNLFKSKSKEVRKMVSKFILEKDNKFILDGEYDSKKYKALCRPMDLIEWYLIDIEG